The stretch of DNA ATGATGTCCTCCAGATGCTTCGGCTTCTGTATAAGGCGCAGCCGACGGAAAAGGGAAGGGTGCTTCTACCGAAGAACAATTGACGTTAACGTAAGCGTTATATAATCTTGCGGTGGAGGAGATATTCATTGTGCGAATTGGAGGATCGGCTGTCGCTTCCCGGCTCGACAATGCTTTCCGGTTTTGACAAGACAATGACCCGACAAGGGGATTATGGCCGCGTGGGCGGCCGAACGGAGACGGATGAATGACCGAGACGACTGAGCTGCCGGAACGTGAGTCGATGGAATTCGACGTTGTGATCGTCGGCGGGGGACCTGCGGGTCTTTCGGCAGCCATCCGGCTGAAGCAGGTCAATCCGGAGCTTTCCGTCGTCGTTCTGGAAAAGGGGGCGGAAGTCGGCGCGCATATCCTCTCCGGCGCCGTCGTCGATCCGATCGGCATCGACCGGCTGCTGCCGGATTGGCGCAGCCAAAGCGATCATCCGTTCAAGACCGAGGTGACCGCCGATCATTTCCTGGTGCTCGGTCCGGCCGGTTCCGTCCGCCTGCCGAATTTCGCCATGCCGCCCTTGATGAACAACCACGGCAACTACATCGTCTCGCTTGGAAACGTCTGTCGCTGGCTCGCCACCAAGGCGGAGGCACTCGGCGTCGAGATCTATCCGGGTTTTGCGGCAACCGAGGTGCTCTACAACGACGACGGTGCGGTCATCGGTGTCGCCACCGGCGACATGGGCATCGACAAGAGCGGCGAGCCAGGGCCGAACTATACCCGCGGCATGGCGCTCATCGGCAAGTACACGCTGATCGGCGAAGGCGTGCGCGGCTCGCTCGCCAAGCAGCTGATCGCCAAGTTCGACCTTTCGAAGGGCCGCGAGCCGCAGAAGTTCGGCATCGGCCTCAAGGAGCTCTGGCAGGTCAAGCCGGAGCACCACAAGCCTGGCCTGGTGCAGCATTCCTTCGGCTGGCCGCTCGGCTTCAAGACCGGCGGCGGCTCGTTTCTCTATCATCTGGAGGACAACCTCGTCGCCGTCGGCTTCGTCGTCCACCTGAACTACAAGAACCCCTATCTCCATCCGTTCGAGGAGTTCCAGCGCTTCAAGACGCACCCGGCGATCCGCGGCACCTTCGAGGGGGGCAAGCGGCTCTCCTACGGTGCCCGCGCCATCACCGAGGGCGGCTACCAGTCGGTGCCGAAGCTTTCCTTCCCCGGCGGCGCGCTGATCGGCTGTTCGGCGGGCTTCGTCAACGTGCCGCGCATCAAGGGCAGCCACAATGCCGTGCTGTCGGGCATGCTGGCGGCCGACAAGATCGCCGCGGCAATCGCTTCGGGCCGCGCCAACGATGAAGTCGTCGAGATCGAAAACGACTGGCGCAAGAGTGATATCGGCAAGGACTTGAAGAAGGTCCGCAACGTCAAGCCGCTCTGGTCGAAGTTCGGCACGGCGCTCGGCGTGGCGCTCGGCGGCCTCGACATGTGGACCAACACGCTGTTCGGCTTCTCCTTCTTCGGCACGCTCGGCCACGGCAAGACCGATGCCCAGTCGCTGGAACCGGCCGCCCAGCACACAAAGATCGACTATCCGAAGCCGGATGGCGTCTTGACCTTCGATCGTCTCTCCTCGGTGTTCCTGTCGAACACCAACCACGAGGAAGACCAGCCGGTCCACCTGCAAGTCAAGGACATGGCGTTGCAGAAATCGTCCGAGCACGACATCTATGCCGGACCGTCGGCGCGCTACTGTCCGGCCGCCGTCTATGAATGGGTGGAGAAGGACGGCAAGGACACCTTCGTCATCAACGCCCAGAACTGCGTCCACTGCAAGACCTGCGACATCAAGGACCCCAATCAGAATATCAACTGGGTCCCGCCCCAGGGCGGCGAGGG from Rhizobium sp. 007 encodes:
- a CDS encoding electron transfer flavoprotein-ubiquinone oxidoreductase; translated protein: MTETTELPERESMEFDVVIVGGGPAGLSAAIRLKQVNPELSVVVLEKGAEVGAHILSGAVVDPIGIDRLLPDWRSQSDHPFKTEVTADHFLVLGPAGSVRLPNFAMPPLMNNHGNYIVSLGNVCRWLATKAEALGVEIYPGFAATEVLYNDDGAVIGVATGDMGIDKSGEPGPNYTRGMALIGKYTLIGEGVRGSLAKQLIAKFDLSKGREPQKFGIGLKELWQVKPEHHKPGLVQHSFGWPLGFKTGGGSFLYHLEDNLVAVGFVVHLNYKNPYLHPFEEFQRFKTHPAIRGTFEGGKRLSYGARAITEGGYQSVPKLSFPGGALIGCSAGFVNVPRIKGSHNAVLSGMLAADKIAAAIASGRANDEVVEIENDWRKSDIGKDLKKVRNVKPLWSKFGTALGVALGGLDMWTNTLFGFSFFGTLGHGKTDAQSLEPAAQHTKIDYPKPDGVLTFDRLSSVFLSNTNHEEDQPVHLQVKDMALQKSSEHDIYAGPSARYCPAAVYEWVEKDGKDTFVINAQNCVHCKTCDIKDPNQNINWVPPQGGEGPVYPNM